In Streptosporangiales bacterium, a single genomic region encodes these proteins:
- a CDS encoding methylenetetrahydrofolate reductase, whose product MTTPRTRPRQDSRWPMPKRPSFSARSMYRLHRLLEPNGFYRRLASWLERHPIAYGAFTAAERGVKGKAFGCRMCGQCALPATGYACPMSCPKQLRNGPCGGVAANGDCEVYPGVRCVWLIAYERAEREGREDDLTLLQRPVDQRQAGRSSWVNYWQGRDAGLWTGDGSETPRHPPVGVAR is encoded by the coding sequence ATGACCACGCCACGCACGCGTCCACGGCAGGACTCACGGTGGCCCATGCCGAAGCGGCCGTCGTTCTCCGCACGGTCGATGTACCGCCTGCACCGGCTCCTCGAGCCGAACGGGTTCTACCGCAGGCTCGCCTCCTGGCTCGAGCGGCACCCGATCGCGTACGGCGCGTTCACCGCGGCAGAGCGCGGGGTCAAGGGCAAGGCGTTCGGCTGCCGCATGTGCGGGCAGTGCGCGCTGCCCGCGACCGGATACGCCTGCCCGATGAGCTGCCCGAAGCAGTTGCGCAACGGCCCGTGCGGCGGTGTCGCGGCGAACGGTGACTGCGAGGTCTATCCCGGCGTGCGTTGCGTCTGGCTGATCGCGTACGAACGCGCGGAGCGCGAGGGCAGGGAGGACGACCTCACCCTGTTGCAGCGACCCGTCGACCAGCGTCAGGCCGGACGCAGCTCGTGGGTCAACTACTGGCAGGGCAGGGACGCCGGACTGTGGACCGGCGACGGCTCCGAGACGCCGCGTCACCCTCCGGTGGGCGTCGCGCGATGA